A single region of the Pseudorhodoplanes sp. genome encodes:
- a CDS encoding metalloregulator ArsR/SmtB family transcription factor, giving the protein MNISAKIDPKVMRVAADEAGALLKALSNRHRLLILCQLIDGEKSVGQLADFLGIRDSTASQHLALLRRDRIISGHRDGQTIRYRIASKPALDVMQVLYAAYCAGSKSRQPAPHFTTPRRSRSKE; this is encoded by the coding sequence ATGAATATTTCGGCGAAGATCGACCCAAAAGTCATGCGCGTCGCCGCAGATGAGGCCGGAGCACTCTTGAAAGCGCTGTCCAATCGGCACCGCCTTCTGATCCTTTGCCAGCTCATCGACGGTGAGAAATCGGTCGGCCAGCTGGCCGACTTTCTGGGAATTCGCGACTCCACCGCCTCTCAGCATCTGGCGCTGCTCCGACGAGACCGCATTATTTCCGGCCACCGAGATGGCCAGACCATCCGGTATCGCATCGCTAGCAAACCAGCGCTTGATGTTATGCAGGTTCTCTACGCGGCCTATTGCGCTGGATCAAAGTCGCGGCAACCCGCACCGCATTTCACGACGCCCCGCCGATCACGTTCAAAGGAGTAG
- a CDS encoding DUF2892 domain-containing protein: MTLDHAVMMFAGFIILLSLVLGFYGSPYWYLLTAFVGLNLIQASVTGFCPAAMVFKKLGVKAGKVFN; the protein is encoded by the coding sequence ATGACTCTCGATCACGCCGTTATGATGTTCGCCGGCTTCATCATTCTTCTGTCTTTGGTGCTCGGCTTCTATGGGTCGCCCTATTGGTACCTGTTGACGGCCTTCGTCGGACTGAACCTCATACAAGCTTCGGTGACGGGTTTTTGTCCCGCGGCCATGGTGTTCAAGAAACTCGGCGTCAAGGCCGGAAAAGTCTTCAACTAG
- the trxC gene encoding thioredoxin TrxC, whose protein sequence is MSDSHHVVCPHCAAVNRVPARRAATAAQCGACKQPLFVAAPLDADRATFERQIERSSIPVLVDVWAPWCGPCRTMAPAFAQAAHVLEPGMRLIKLNSQDEPDVAGRLGIQGIPTMLLFANGREVARISGAMNAAAIVSWAKKHAGTQSARG, encoded by the coding sequence GTGTCCGATAGCCACCATGTCGTTTGCCCGCATTGTGCAGCCGTCAATCGAGTGCCGGCGCGCCGTGCCGCAACTGCAGCACAATGCGGGGCCTGCAAGCAGCCGCTGTTCGTCGCAGCACCCCTTGATGCCGATCGGGCTACGTTTGAGCGTCAGATTGAGCGCAGCTCTATCCCGGTTCTGGTTGATGTCTGGGCGCCATGGTGCGGGCCATGCCGGACGATGGCGCCAGCCTTTGCGCAGGCCGCCCATGTGCTCGAACCGGGCATGCGCCTCATCAAGCTGAATTCGCAGGACGAACCGGACGTTGCCGGCCGGCTCGGAATTCAGGGCATTCCGACCATGCTGCTGTTTGCGAACGGCCGCGAGGTCGCTCGCATCTCCGGCGCGATGAATGCGGCCGCCATTGTTTCCTGGGCGAAAAAACATGCCGGCACGCAGTCGGCACGTGGATGA
- a CDS encoding efflux RND transporter periplasmic adaptor subunit produces the protein MPPRTNFIFPVLVSIFVGSMPAEANDFVVKSIMVPDMKAVFGRVESTRIVPARARIGGSIRAIGVGEGDQVKEGQVVAVVVDDKLALELNAADAKIEALNSQLENARTELDRAQQLLARGAATQARVDQARTQFDVIVSQVAAAQAEKAVIGQRAREGDVLAPADGRILTVPVTLGSVVLAGEEIARIASGRYYLRLSLPERHAAEIRPDAIVRIGQRGLSPATSGRIAEARPGRVAKVYPEIAGGRVIADVEVEGLGGYFVNERTLVWIRVAERPAIVVPPEAVTTRHGVDYIRVAAETGPLEVAVILGEAIQTADGPRIEVLTGLREGDRVVMPDRKS, from the coding sequence ATGCCGCCGCGTACCAATTTTATCTTTCCTGTCCTCGTATCCATCTTCGTCGGCAGCATGCCGGCGGAGGCAAACGATTTCGTTGTCAAAAGCATTATGGTGCCGGACATGAAGGCCGTGTTCGGTCGGGTCGAAAGTACAAGGATCGTTCCTGCGCGGGCGCGGATCGGCGGGTCGATCCGAGCCATCGGGGTCGGTGAAGGCGATCAGGTTAAGGAAGGCCAGGTCGTTGCGGTGGTCGTCGATGACAAGCTCGCGCTGGAGCTTAACGCCGCCGACGCCAAGATCGAGGCGCTCAATTCACAACTTGAGAACGCTCGTACTGAACTTGACCGGGCGCAACAGCTCCTCGCCCGCGGCGCCGCGACTCAGGCGCGCGTCGATCAGGCGAGGACGCAGTTCGACGTCATCGTCAGCCAGGTCGCCGCCGCCCAGGCCGAGAAAGCTGTGATCGGCCAGCGGGCGCGCGAGGGCGACGTGCTCGCTCCCGCGGACGGCCGAATTCTCACAGTCCCGGTGACACTCGGTTCCGTTGTCCTCGCCGGCGAAGAAATCGCGCGCATCGCAAGCGGCCGCTATTATCTGCGCCTTTCGCTGCCCGAGCGGCACGCCGCAGAGATCAGGCCGGATGCCATCGTTCGGATCGGACAGCGCGGTCTTTCGCCAGCGACGAGCGGCCGCATCGCGGAGGCACGGCCCGGCCGTGTCGCCAAGGTCTATCCGGAGATCGCGGGCGGCCGCGTGATTGCCGACGTCGAGGTAGAGGGCCTTGGAGGCTATTTCGTCAATGAGCGAACGCTGGTTTGGATTCGGGTTGCCGAGCGTCCGGCGATCGTCGTCCCGCCAGAGGCCGTGACCACGCGTCACGGCGTCGATTACATCCGGGTCGCTGCCGAAACCGGTCCTCTCGAAGTCGCCGTGATCCTTGGCGAGGCAATCCAGACCGCGGATGGTCCACGTATCGAGGTGCTGACCGGACTGCGCGAGGGCGACCGCGTGGTCATGCCGGATCGCAAGTCATGA